A genomic region of Tsukamurella pulmonis contains the following coding sequences:
- the prmC gene encoding peptide chain release factor N(5)-glutamine methyltransferase, whose amino-acid sequence MTRPTLLAAAAAARLAEAGVPSARFDAEVLLAEALGTDRGRLPIADDATPEQIVAYEALLARRADREPLQHILGRAYFGPLTLAVGPGVFVPRPETELLAAWAAGQAGCGAAIVDLCAGSGALGLYLAATVPDARVVLVERDPRAVDYLRRNAAGAALAGTATVLEADVRDPGLADRLTELLGTVDLVVTNPPYVPDGAELDREAAADPALALFSGADGLDLIRDLATLAARLLAGGGAVGVEHDDSNGAGTAALLRAAGFGGVAEHRDLAGRPRYVTGRMDP is encoded by the coding sequence GTGACCCGCCCCACGCTGCTGGCCGCCGCCGCGGCGGCCCGGCTGGCCGAGGCCGGCGTCCCGTCGGCCAGGTTCGACGCGGAGGTCCTGCTCGCGGAGGCCCTCGGCACCGACCGCGGGCGCCTCCCGATCGCCGACGACGCGACGCCGGAGCAGATCGTCGCGTACGAGGCCCTCCTCGCCCGCAGGGCGGACCGGGAGCCCCTGCAGCACATCCTGGGCCGCGCGTACTTCGGGCCGCTCACCCTGGCCGTGGGGCCCGGAGTCTTCGTGCCCCGGCCCGAGACCGAGCTGCTGGCCGCGTGGGCCGCCGGGCAGGCCGGCTGCGGGGCGGCGATCGTCGACCTCTGCGCCGGCTCCGGCGCGCTGGGCCTGTACCTCGCGGCGACGGTGCCCGACGCCCGCGTCGTCCTCGTCGAGCGCGATCCGCGCGCCGTGGACTACCTGCGGCGCAACGCCGCGGGAGCCGCCCTCGCGGGCACCGCGACCGTGCTCGAGGCCGACGTGCGCGACCCGGGCCTCGCCGACCGGCTCACGGAGCTGCTCGGCACCGTCGACCTGGTGGTGACCAACCCGCCGTACGTGCCCGACGGTGCCGAACTCGACCGGGAGGCCGCCGCCGACCCGGCGCTCGCCCTGTTCTCCGGTGCCGACGGGCTGGACCTGATCCGCGATCTGGCGACGCTGGCGGCCCGGCTGCTCGCGGGCGGGGGAGCGGTCGGCGTGGAGCACGACGACAGCAACGGCGCCGGTACCGCCGCGCTGCTGCGCGCCGCGGGGTTCGGCGGCGTCGCCGAGCACCGGGACCTCGCGGGGAGGCCGCGGTACGTGACTGGCAGGATGGACCCGTGA
- the rpmE gene encoding 50S ribosomal protein L31, translating to MKQGIHPEYVATTVVCGCGNTFETHSTKADGRINVEVCSQCHPFYTGKQKILDTGGRVARFEKRYGKRPSKASASE from the coding sequence ATGAAGCAGGGCATTCACCCCGAGTACGTGGCCACCACCGTTGTGTGCGGTTGCGGCAACACGTTCGAGACGCACAGCACCAAGGCCGACGGCCGCATCAACGTCGAGGTGTGCTCGCAGTGCCACCCGTTCTACACGGGCAAGCAGAAGATCCTCGACACCGGCGGCCGCGTCGCCCGGTTCGAGAAGCGCTACGGCAAGCGCCCGAGCAAGGCCTCGGCCTCCGAGTAG
- a CDS encoding serine/threonine-protein kinase, translating to MSESGSAAAIEPAGTVIGGYVVERLLGAGGMGAVYAARHPRLPRVDALKVLPAAFSDDPVYRARFEREADMAAGLDHPNIVPVYDRGNDDGRLWMSMKLVPGRDAAAVLARNPRGLPVDQVLTIVDAVAAALDHAHTRGLLHRDVKPGNIMLDATGSVPRVMLGDFGIARQQQETSELTSVGMVVGTVDYASPEQLSGDPVDGRSDQYSLAGTTVQLLTGAKPYGASSGTAVIRDHLLAPPPTPSRHRPDLPPAIDGVIARAMAKAPQQRFATCGEFAHALRAAASGGHPSAPSNPTVRVTPPPPVTPPPFAGVPSQPFPRPSGPIPHAGTASGGPQTVWQGATVGLAGPAPQPRGARTGVVIGAIAAVVVVAVAAVAVLVLGTSSDDAVSAAPSTPATSAPATTTTVAPVNNTTTLREGFIDPCLLPVGAISALGITPLADDPGQRSGADGAKFACKGSDSKAGNADVKFATFTSSRSWETGMPASVPGSAKWRSFTVPSTDRSTPDYCVTAYKSLSNGVLYIGLQKVGDRDCNRGVEIATAITASLPQ from the coding sequence GTGAGCGAGTCAGGCAGTGCGGCGGCGATCGAGCCCGCGGGGACCGTGATCGGCGGCTACGTCGTGGAGCGCCTCCTGGGTGCGGGCGGGATGGGCGCGGTGTACGCGGCCCGCCATCCCCGGCTGCCGCGGGTGGACGCGCTCAAGGTGCTCCCGGCCGCCTTCTCCGACGACCCCGTCTACCGGGCGCGGTTCGAGCGCGAGGCGGACATGGCCGCGGGGCTCGACCACCCGAACATCGTTCCCGTCTACGACCGCGGCAACGACGACGGCCGGTTGTGGATGTCGATGAAGCTCGTGCCCGGCCGGGACGCCGCCGCGGTGCTCGCGCGCAATCCGCGCGGCCTGCCCGTCGATCAGGTGCTCACGATCGTCGACGCGGTTGCCGCGGCGCTGGACCACGCGCACACCCGCGGCCTGCTGCACCGCGACGTCAAGCCCGGCAACATCATGCTCGACGCCACCGGAAGCGTCCCGCGGGTGATGCTCGGCGACTTCGGCATCGCCCGCCAGCAGCAGGAGACCAGCGAGCTGACGTCCGTCGGGATGGTCGTCGGCACGGTCGACTACGCCTCCCCCGAGCAGCTCAGCGGCGATCCGGTGGACGGCCGCAGCGATCAGTACAGCCTGGCGGGCACCACGGTGCAGCTGCTCACCGGCGCCAAGCCCTACGGCGCGAGCAGCGGCACCGCAGTGATCCGCGACCACCTGCTGGCGCCGCCGCCCACGCCGTCGCGGCACCGTCCGGACCTGCCGCCCGCGATCGACGGCGTGATCGCCCGGGCGATGGCGAAGGCGCCGCAGCAGCGGTTCGCCACCTGCGGCGAGTTCGCCCACGCCCTCCGCGCGGCCGCGTCCGGCGGACACCCGTCGGCACCGTCGAACCCGACGGTCCGCGTCACCCCGCCCCCGCCCGTCACTCCCCCGCCCTTCGCCGGCGTCCCGTCGCAGCCCTTCCCCCGGCCCTCGGGCCCGATCCCGCACGCGGGCACCGCGTCCGGCGGGCCGCAGACGGTGTGGCAGGGCGCGACCGTGGGACTCGCGGGCCCGGCGCCGCAACCCCGCGGCGCCCGCACGGGGGTGGTGATCGGCGCGATCGCCGCCGTCGTGGTGGTGGCCGTGGCCGCCGTCGCGGTCCTCGTGCTCGGCACCAGTTCGGACGACGCGGTGTCGGCCGCGCCGTCCACGCCCGCCACGAGCGCGCCCGCGACCACCACGACGGTGGCCCCGGTGAACAACACCACCACGCTGCGGGAGGGATTCATCGATCCGTGCCTGCTGCCCGTCGGCGCGATCTCCGCGCTGGGCATCACCCCGCTCGCCGACGATCCGGGCCAGCGCTCGGGCGCCGACGGTGCGAAGTTCGCCTGCAAGGGCTCGGACTCGAAGGCCGGGAACGCCGACGTGAAGTTCGCGACGTTCACCTCCTCCCGCTCCTGGGAAACCGGTATGCCGGCGTCGGTTCCGGGGTCGGCGAAATGGCGCTCGTTCACCGTGCCGAGCACCGATCGCAGCACGCCGGACTACTGCGTCACCGCGTACAAGTCACTGTCGAACGGCGTGCTCTACATCGGCCTGCAGAAGGTGGGCGACCGCGACTGCAACCGCGGCGTGGAGATCGCCACGGCGATCACCGCATCGCTGCCGCAGTAG
- a CDS encoding L-threonylcarbamoyladenylate synthase: MSIASRAFDCTDPDSRAAGISAARAAVKGGRLVVMPTDTLYGIGCDAFDGRAVADLLAAKNRGPDMPVGVLVGSWNTIDGLVSRVSDAARELTRAFWPGAVSLVVEQAPSLAWDLGDTRGTVMLRMPLHPVAIELLREVGPMAVSSANVSGRPPAATMLEARDQLGDSVDVYLDGGPSEHAVASSIIDLSGPQPRVLREGAVSTARIAEVLGVSADSLA, translated from the coding sequence GTGAGCATCGCCAGCCGCGCCTTCGATTGCACCGATCCCGATTCCCGTGCCGCGGGGATCAGCGCCGCCCGCGCCGCGGTCAAGGGCGGCCGCCTCGTGGTGATGCCGACCGACACCCTCTACGGCATCGGCTGCGACGCCTTCGACGGCCGCGCGGTCGCCGATCTGCTGGCCGCCAAGAACCGCGGCCCGGACATGCCCGTCGGCGTGCTCGTGGGCTCGTGGAACACCATCGACGGCCTCGTCAGCCGGGTCAGCGACGCCGCCCGTGAACTGACCCGCGCCTTCTGGCCCGGGGCCGTGTCCCTCGTCGTCGAGCAGGCGCCCAGTCTCGCCTGGGACCTCGGAGACACTCGCGGCACGGTGATGCTGCGGATGCCGCTGCACCCCGTCGCGATCGAGCTGCTGCGCGAGGTCGGGCCGATGGCCGTCTCCAGCGCGAACGTGTCGGGCCGCCCGCCCGCCGCCACCATGCTGGAGGCGCGCGATCAGCTGGGCGACTCGGTCGACGTCTACCTCGACGGCGGACCGTCGGAGCACGCCGTGGCCTCGAGCATCATCGACCTGTCCGGTCCGCAGCCGCGCGTGCTGCGCGAGGGCGCGGTGAGCACCGCCCGGATCGCCGAGGTCCTCGGCGTCAGCGCCGACTCCCTGGCCTGA
- the prfA gene encoding peptide chain release factor 1: MSASSPSAIDDILAEYAGLEQQMSDPALHNDAAAARRVGKRFAELAPIMATHRKLEAAREDRDAAQELAADDASFADEVTALTEQIDVLEQQLTDLLAPRDPHDSDDVVLEVKSGEGGEESALFAGDLARMYLRYAEQRGWKVETLGATYSDLGGFKDATFAIKSRGAGADGSIDGVWARMKFEGGVHRVQRVPATESQGRIHTSAAGVLVYPEPDEVEEVQIDESDLRIDVYRSSGKGGQGVNTTDSAVRITHLPTNIVVTCQNERSQLQNKARAMQVLAARLQALAEEEAEAAASDSRAAQIRTVDRSERIRTYNFPENRIADHRIGFKAHNLDQVLDGDMDALLDALQAADRQARLEAE; this comes from the coding sequence ATGAGCGCCTCGTCCCCCTCCGCGATCGACGACATCCTCGCCGAGTACGCCGGCCTCGAGCAGCAGATGTCGGACCCGGCGCTGCACAACGACGCGGCCGCCGCGCGCAGGGTGGGCAAGCGCTTCGCCGAGCTGGCGCCGATCATGGCGACCCACCGCAAGCTCGAGGCCGCCCGCGAGGATCGCGACGCCGCACAGGAACTCGCGGCCGACGACGCGTCCTTCGCGGACGAGGTGACCGCGCTGACCGAGCAGATCGACGTGCTCGAGCAGCAGCTCACCGACCTCCTCGCGCCGCGCGACCCGCACGACTCCGACGACGTGGTGCTCGAGGTCAAGTCCGGCGAGGGCGGCGAGGAGTCGGCGCTGTTCGCCGGCGACCTGGCCCGCATGTACCTGCGCTACGCCGAACAGCGCGGCTGGAAGGTCGAGACCCTCGGCGCCACCTACTCCGATCTCGGCGGCTTCAAGGACGCCACCTTCGCGATCAAGTCGCGCGGCGCCGGGGCCGACGGCAGCATCGACGGGGTCTGGGCCCGGATGAAGTTCGAGGGCGGCGTGCACCGGGTGCAGCGCGTCCCCGCCACCGAGAGCCAGGGCCGCATCCACACCTCCGCCGCCGGCGTGCTCGTCTACCCCGAGCCCGACGAGGTCGAGGAGGTGCAGATCGACGAGTCGGACCTGCGCATCGACGTCTACCGGTCCTCCGGCAAGGGCGGCCAGGGCGTCAACACCACCGATTCCGCCGTGCGCATCACGCACCTGCCCACGAACATCGTCGTGACCTGCCAGAACGAGCGCTCGCAGCTGCAGAACAAGGCCCGCGCCATGCAGGTCCTCGCCGCGCGGCTGCAGGCCCTCGCCGAGGAGGAGGCCGAGGCCGCCGCATCGGACTCGCGGGCCGCGCAGATCCGCACCGTCGACCGGTCCGAGCGGATCCGCACCTACAACTTCCCCGAGAACCGCATCGCCGATCACCGCATCGGCTTCAAGGCGCACAACCTCGACCAGGTGCTCGACGGCGACATGGACGCGCTGCTCGACGCCCTGCAGGCCGCGGACCGGCAGGCCCGGCTCGAGGCCGAGTAA
- the thrB gene encoding homoserine kinase, which translates to MSPASNAPLVLPVGLTATVTVPASSANLGPGFDTLGLALGLYDDVTVETVDPAVDGDLTVAITGEGADEVPTDDRHLVVVALRRTLAHLGVSAPGLRLTCVNRIPHSRGLGSSAAAAVAGIAAAAALAADADAPRGLTTDEMVQLASEFEGHPDNASASVLGGAVVAWTVPAVPVPDVAGYRDHAAASAAPSAPVHYGARRVDVHPDIRAYAFVPAVQSSTSVTRGMLPRLVPHADAAFNASRAALMVLALTAHPDLLLDATEDRLHQRYRAASMKESFALVERLRAAGVAAAISGAGPTVLALTPQALPTRLSDAAVEAGFTVRELPIADGVVRG; encoded by the coding sequence GTGTCACCCGCCTCCAACGCCCCGCTCGTCCTGCCCGTCGGCCTCACCGCCACCGTCACCGTTCCGGCGTCCAGCGCCAACCTCGGTCCGGGTTTCGACACCCTCGGCCTCGCGCTGGGGCTCTACGACGACGTCACCGTCGAGACCGTCGACCCCGCCGTCGACGGTGACCTGACCGTCGCGATCACGGGGGAGGGCGCCGACGAGGTGCCCACCGACGACCGTCACCTCGTGGTGGTCGCCCTGCGCCGCACCCTCGCGCACCTCGGGGTGAGCGCGCCCGGGCTGCGCCTGACCTGCGTGAACCGGATCCCGCACTCGCGCGGCCTCGGCTCCTCGGCCGCGGCCGCCGTCGCGGGGATCGCTGCCGCCGCCGCGCTGGCCGCCGACGCCGACGCGCCCCGCGGGCTCACCACGGACGAGATGGTGCAGCTCGCCTCCGAGTTCGAGGGCCACCCGGACAACGCCTCGGCCAGCGTGCTCGGCGGCGCCGTCGTCGCGTGGACGGTGCCGGCGGTGCCGGTCCCGGACGTGGCGGGCTACCGCGACCACGCGGCCGCGAGCGCGGCACCGTCGGCCCCCGTGCACTACGGGGCCCGCCGGGTGGACGTGCACCCCGACATCCGCGCGTACGCCTTCGTTCCGGCCGTGCAGTCATCGACCTCGGTGACCCGCGGCATGCTGCCCCGCCTGGTGCCGCACGCCGATGCCGCGTTCAACGCCTCGCGCGCCGCGCTGATGGTGCTCGCGCTCACCGCGCACCCGGACCTGCTGCTCGACGCGACCGAGGACCGGCTGCACCAGCGCTACCGGGCAGCCTCGATGAAGGAGTCGTTCGCGCTGGTCGAGCGCCTGCGCGCCGCCGGCGTGGCCGCCGCGATCTCCGGCGCCGGGCCGACGGTGCTGGCCCTGACGCCGCAGGCGCTGCCCACCCGGCTCTCCGACGCCGCCGTCGAGGCCGGGTTCACCGTGCGGGAGCTCCCCATCGCCGACGGGGTCGTGCGCGGCTGA
- the rho gene encoding transcription termination factor Rho, giving the protein MTDTDVTTSPETATATVSTTRADERRRSGLNGMVLAELRGIASELGIKGISGLRKGDLIAAITEHGGAATTAPKAAKAAAPKAEAPAETAPTTTEAPKAEAPKADAAKAETPKAEAPKNDAPADAPKNEGRGARAPKADRAEQAPSEANAQADAPRGDGEQSQREGGQRRERNQRRERNQNGNQNQDGENRQQGDRQQGDRQQGDRQQGENRQQGEGRQDRRQQGDRQQGENRQRGNNGPSNDQNNNGPDEGDGQGRRGRRFRERRRGRDRGQNDGEPQVSEDDVLQPVAGILDVLDNYAFVRTSGYIAGPNDVYVSMNMIRRNGLRRGDAITGAVKMPRDGENNDGGNQGGGGGGRGNQSNRQKFNPLVRLDTVNGQDVDSAKNRPEFNKLTPLYPNQRLRLETAQNILTTRVIDLIMPIGKGQRALISAPPKAGKTTVLQDIANAIATNNPECYLMVVLVDERPEEVTDMQRSVRGEVISSTFDRPPSDHTSVAELAIERAKRLVEGGKDVVVLLDSITRLGRAYNNSSPASGRILSGGIDSTALYPPKRFLGAARNIENGGSLTIIATALVETGSTGDTVIFEEFKGTGNAELKLDRKISERRIFPAVDVAASNTRKDELIMAPDEAVVVNKLRRVLSALDSQQAIEMLISQLKKTQNNIEFLMTVQKNSGFGDND; this is encoded by the coding sequence GTGACCGATACGGACGTGACCACCAGCCCGGAGACGGCCACCGCCACTGTCAGCACCACGCGGGCCGATGAGCGGCGCCGCTCGGGCCTCAACGGCATGGTGCTAGCCGAGCTCCGCGGCATCGCGAGCGAGCTGGGGATCAAGGGCATCTCCGGCCTGCGCAAGGGCGATCTGATCGCCGCGATCACCGAGCACGGCGGCGCCGCCACGACCGCGCCGAAGGCCGCCAAGGCGGCCGCGCCGAAGGCGGAGGCGCCGGCCGAGACCGCCCCCACGACCACCGAGGCCCCCAAGGCCGAGGCTCCGAAGGCCGACGCCGCCAAGGCCGAGACTCCGAAGGCCGAGGCGCCGAAGAACGACGCCCCCGCCGACGCGCCCAAGAACGAGGGCCGCGGCGCCCGCGCCCCCAAGGCGGACAGGGCGGAGCAGGCACCGTCGGAGGCGAACGCCCAGGCGGACGCGCCCCGCGGCGACGGCGAGCAGAGCCAGCGCGAGGGCGGCCAGCGCCGCGAGCGCAACCAGCGTCGCGAGCGCAACCAGAACGGCAACCAGAATCAGGACGGCGAGAACCGCCAGCAGGGCGACCGCCAGCAGGGCGACCGCCAGCAGGGCGATCGCCAGCAGGGCGAGAACCGTCAGCAGGGTGAGGGCCGCCAGGACCGCCGCCAGCAGGGTGATCGCCAGCAGGGCGAGAACCGGCAGCGCGGCAACAACGGCCCGTCGAACGATCAGAACAACAACGGCCCCGACGAGGGCGACGGCCAGGGGCGCCGCGGGCGCCGCTTCCGTGAGCGCCGCCGCGGCCGCGACCGCGGCCAGAACGACGGTGAGCCGCAGGTCAGCGAGGACGACGTCCTGCAGCCCGTCGCGGGCATCCTCGACGTGCTCGACAACTACGCCTTCGTGCGCACGTCGGGCTACATCGCCGGCCCGAACGACGTCTACGTCTCGATGAACATGATCCGCCGCAACGGCCTGCGCCGCGGCGACGCGATCACCGGCGCCGTGAAGATGCCCCGCGACGGCGAGAACAACGACGGCGGCAACCAGGGCGGCGGCGGAGGCGGCCGCGGCAACCAGAGCAACCGGCAGAAGTTCAACCCGCTCGTCCGGCTGGACACCGTCAACGGCCAGGACGTGGATTCGGCGAAGAACCGGCCCGAGTTCAACAAGCTCACGCCGCTCTACCCCAACCAGCGGCTGCGCCTGGAGACCGCGCAGAACATCCTCACCACCCGCGTGATCGACCTGATCATGCCCATCGGCAAGGGCCAGCGCGCGCTGATCTCCGCTCCGCCGAAGGCCGGTAAGACCACGGTGCTGCAGGACATCGCGAACGCGATCGCCACCAACAACCCCGAGTGCTACCTCATGGTGGTGCTGGTGGACGAGCGGCCCGAAGAGGTCACCGACATGCAGCGCAGCGTGCGCGGCGAAGTCATCAGCTCCACCTTCGACCGCCCGCCGTCAGACCACACCTCGGTCGCCGAGCTCGCCATCGAGCGGGCCAAGCGCCTCGTCGAGGGCGGCAAGGACGTGGTGGTGCTGCTCGACTCGATCACCCGCCTCGGCCGCGCGTACAACAACTCGAGCCCCGCGTCGGGCCGCATCCTCTCGGGCGGTATCGATTCCACGGCCCTGTACCCGCCGAAGCGGTTCCTGGGCGCGGCGCGCAACATCGAGAACGGCGGCTCGCTGACGATCATCGCCACCGCGCTCGTCGAGACCGGCTCCACCGGTGACACCGTGATCTTCGAGGAGTTCAAGGGCACCGGCAACGCCGAGCTCAAGCTCGACCGCAAGATCTCGGAGCGGCGCATCTTCCCGGCCGTCGACGTCGCGGCGTCGAACACCCGTAAGGACGAGCTCATCATGGCGCCCGACGAGGCCGTCGTGGTGAACAAGCTGCGCCGTGTGCTTTCGGCGCTCGACAGCCAGCAGGCCATCGAGATGCTGATCAGCCAGCTCAAGAAGACGCAGAACAACATCGAGTTCCTCATGACGGTGCAGAAGAACAGCGGCTTCGGCGACAACGACTGA
- a CDS encoding homoserine dehydrogenase produces the protein MTENPGQAKELGVALLGMGTVGTEVARILTESADDLTARVGARLVIRGIAVRDTDKDRGLKELGLKKSLLTDDAEALVGRDDVDIVVEVMGGIEPTRSLMLSAFKAGKSVVTANKALLAEYTGQLADAANKARADLYFEAAVAGAIPVIRPLQQSLAGDSVELVAGIVNGTTNFILSNMAEHGDPYEIVLKEAGRLGYAEADPTADVEGYDAASKAAILASIAFHTRVKADDVHREGITGVTAADIEAAQAFDCTIKLLAICEKLTDKKGAQRVSARVYPALVPLKHPLASVDGAYNAVFVEAENAGRLMFYGAGAGGAPTASAVMGDLVAAARNKVVSGRGPRDSAYAKLPIAPIGEVLTRYYVAMEVADRPGVLSAVANEFSARSISISTVRQQADTPDQGARLVILTHRAPDAALSATVEALKNLDVVTAVSSVLRLEGTND, from the coding sequence ATGACTGAAAACCCTGGTCAGGCCAAGGAACTGGGCGTCGCCCTCCTCGGCATGGGCACCGTGGGCACCGAGGTGGCGCGCATTCTCACCGAGAGCGCCGACGATCTCACCGCCCGCGTGGGTGCGCGCCTGGTGATCCGCGGGATCGCGGTGCGCGACACCGACAAGGATCGCGGCCTCAAGGAGCTGGGCTTGAAGAAGAGCCTGCTCACCGACGACGCGGAGGCGCTCGTCGGCCGCGACGACGTCGACATCGTGGTCGAGGTCATGGGCGGCATCGAGCCCACCCGCTCGCTGATGCTCAGCGCGTTCAAGGCCGGCAAGTCGGTGGTCACCGCGAACAAGGCGCTGCTCGCCGAGTACACCGGCCAGCTCGCCGACGCCGCCAACAAGGCCCGCGCCGATCTGTACTTCGAGGCGGCCGTGGCCGGCGCGATCCCCGTGATCCGCCCGCTGCAGCAGTCCCTGGCCGGCGACAGCGTGGAATTGGTGGCGGGCATCGTCAACGGCACCACCAACTTCATCCTCTCCAACATGGCAGAGCACGGCGACCCGTACGAGATCGTGCTCAAGGAGGCCGGCCGCCTGGGGTACGCCGAGGCCGACCCGACCGCCGACGTAGAGGGCTACGACGCCGCCTCCAAGGCAGCGATCCTCGCCTCGATCGCCTTCCACACCCGCGTCAAGGCCGACGACGTGCACCGCGAGGGCATCACCGGCGTCACCGCCGCCGACATCGAGGCCGCGCAGGCCTTCGACTGCACCATCAAGCTGCTCGCGATCTGCGAGAAGCTGACGGACAAGAAGGGCGCACAGCGGGTTTCGGCGCGCGTGTACCCGGCGCTGGTGCCCCTCAAGCACCCGCTGGCGAGCGTCGACGGCGCGTACAACGCCGTCTTCGTCGAGGCCGAGAACGCCGGTCGCCTCATGTTCTACGGCGCCGGCGCCGGTGGCGCGCCCACCGCCTCCGCCGTGATGGGCGACCTGGTGGCCGCGGCCCGCAACAAGGTCGTCTCCGGCCGCGGACCGCGCGATTCGGCGTACGCGAAGCTGCCGATCGCTCCCATCGGCGAGGTGCTCACCCGCTACTACGTGGCCATGGAGGTCGCGGACCGGCCGGGCGTGCTCAGCGCGGTTGCGAACGAGTTCTCGGCGCGGAGCATCTCCATCAGCACCGTCCGTCAGCAGGCCGACACCCCGGACCAGGGTGCGCGGCTGGTGATCCTGACCCATCGGGCACCCGACGCGGCTCTGTCGGCCACCGTCGAAGCCCTGAAGAATCTGGACGTGGTGACCGCCGTGTCCTCCGTGCTCCGTCTGGAGGGAACCAATGACTGA
- the thrC gene encoding threonine synthase: MTDAVHKPWPGLIEAYRHRLPVCDTWEPGWAPVTLREGATPLLPARALSELTGCDVHLKVEGLNPTGSFKDRGMTMAVTEAKATGKKGVLCASTGNTSASAAAYAAIAGIECAVLVPAGKIAMGKLAQAVMYGAKIIEVDGNFDDCLELARKTTATFDTIALVNSVNPVRIEGQKTAAFEIVDALGKAPDVHALPVGNAGNITAYWRGYSEYFADGVASSRPRMLGVQAAGAAPLVNGAPVKDPETIATAIRIGSPASWNQAVAAKDESNGEFRAATDEKLLEAYRLIAKTEGVFVEPASAASVAGLLAATADGWIEKGSTVVCTVTGNGLKDPDTALSSLPEIARVGIDPVAVASAMGLTE; the protein is encoded by the coding sequence ATGACTGACGCCGTGCACAAGCCCTGGCCCGGGCTGATCGAGGCCTACCGGCACCGTCTGCCCGTGTGCGACACGTGGGAGCCGGGCTGGGCGCCCGTCACCCTGCGCGAGGGCGCGACCCCGCTGCTGCCCGCGAGGGCGCTCTCCGAGCTCACCGGTTGCGACGTGCATCTCAAGGTCGAAGGGCTCAATCCCACCGGCTCCTTCAAGGACCGCGGCATGACCATGGCCGTCACCGAGGCGAAGGCCACCGGCAAGAAGGGCGTGCTGTGCGCGTCCACCGGTAATACCTCCGCCTCCGCCGCCGCGTACGCCGCGATCGCCGGCATCGAGTGCGCCGTGCTGGTGCCCGCCGGCAAGATCGCGATGGGCAAGCTCGCCCAGGCCGTCATGTACGGCGCGAAGATCATCGAGGTCGACGGCAACTTCGACGACTGTCTCGAGCTGGCGCGCAAGACCACCGCCACGTTCGACACCATCGCACTGGTCAACTCGGTGAACCCGGTGCGCATCGAGGGCCAGAAGACCGCGGCTTTCGAGATCGTCGACGCGCTGGGCAAGGCTCCCGACGTGCACGCGCTGCCCGTGGGCAACGCCGGCAACATCACCGCCTACTGGCGCGGTTACAGCGAGTACTTCGCCGACGGCGTCGCCTCGTCGCGCCCGCGCATGCTCGGCGTGCAGGCCGCCGGCGCCGCGCCGCTGGTGAACGGCGCCCCGGTCAAGGATCCCGAGACCATCGCGACCGCCATCCGCATCGGCAGCCCCGCGTCCTGGAACCAGGCCGTCGCGGCCAAGGACGAGTCGAACGGCGAGTTCCGCGCCGCCACCGACGAGAAGCTGCTCGAGGCCTACCGCCTCATCGCCAAGACCGAGGGCGTCTTCGTCGAGCCCGCGTCCGCCGCCTCCGTCGCCGGCCTGCTCGCCGCCACCGCGGACGGCTGGATCGAGAAGGGCTCCACGGTGGTGTGCACCGTGACCGGTAACGGACTCAAGGACCCCGACACCGCGCTGAGCAGCCTGCCCGAGATCGCACGTGTGGGCATCGACCCCGTCGCCGTGGCCTCCGCCATGGGGCTGACGGAGTAA